The genomic DNA taaaattaaaataaattggtaatagtcacgattttatttttttagtaatacgtTAAAAGTTCCATTAGGCCAAAGCCTTCTGAGAAAATGACACCATGGAAAATGTCAACCTTATGTcaacaattaaatttacaagCTGCGAGCAATATGGCGACGGCAAAGAGTGACTTTGAGCCGTGGCTAAGTGAAAAGTTGAGGTCGCTGAAAACTGATGAAGGGGTTTTTGGATCATACATATCAGGTATATTAGAAAGCGAAGATAGCGTGGATGACAAAAAAGACGCCTTAGAAGGCATACTATCTGAGATAGTGGTAAGTATCACCTGGTTCTGGGCATGGATAAATTTgttcttttctattaaatattgctATTTAAACAGGAAAAAGACATCTCAGTTCACATAGATGAGATAATTGAGAAATGGGAATCATGTCGGCCAACGGAAGAAACTCCAAAGCCTGCAACGGACGTAGACATTCAGTTAGCCAAATTGTTAGAATCTCAAGTGCCAGCTACAACCACACGGCGAGAATATACCGATGAAGAAAAAAAGATTCGCGAAGCTATATTGTCCCAGTACAGTCAGCTTTCTGATAATGAGGTAAACATTCAATATTGTTGTTTGACATAAGAGTGAGGTTAGGGCTACTGAACATTACGATTACATTTTCGGTGTTATAATTCACAGGAAGACGTTGTAAACGAAGAGGTTTCTTCTGAAGGCCCAGATctagttaaaaatacaaatgctGCGGATGTACATGCGGCAGCACGTGAGCGTCGTGAACAAGCCAAACTTGAAgctcaaaagaaaaaagataagGATAAGGAAGACAGGTAAGGCATTGTGTTGaacgagttattttttttttaatattcaaattaattcattatCAATAGTCACTAAACGAAATTGTTATGATTTCCATTTGATATCTGATTTTTGAACCCAACATTTAAtaactttagttttaaaagaactACAAACAAGACAtatctgaaatatttaaactggcaaataagtgtaaataaattaactcaatTTTCcagagaaaaacaaaagcaattaaaggaagaaaagaaagaaaagcgCAAAACACAGAAAGGTGAAAGGAAAAGGTAGCAAGCCCTACACCACACTACCATGCTTCAACATTGCTTTGTGAATATGATATTAAATCCTGGTATTATTGCTCAACATCGCACAAATGCAAGAGCTGAACATTCTTATGCCTATGTGTCTTAGTATATTAATCCATTTTTATATGATCATTGCAATAATGTTGATTCCAATGTCTGTTTAATTTGTTAAGAATGGTCATTTGCAACTCAGTTTCATCAGATTTTACCACATTAAGACTTTTCAAGGCTATTgtcaatattgttataattttatttacttgcttGCCAATTGA from Trichoplusia ni isolate ovarian cell line Hi5 chromosome 4, tn1, whole genome shotgun sequence includes the following:
- the LOC113493237 gene encoding coiled-coil domain-containing protein 43, which gives rise to MATAKSDFEPWLSEKLRSLKTDEGVFGSYISGILESEDSVDDKKDALEGILSEIVEKDISVHIDEIIEKWESCRPTEETPKPATDVDIQLAKLLESQVPATTTRREYTDEEKKIREAILSQYSQLSDNEEDVVNEEVSSEGPDLVKNTNAADVHAAARERREQAKLEAQKKKDKDKEDREKQKQLKEEKKEKRKTQKGERKR